The Patescibacteria group bacterium genomic interval CAAACGCTCGCCACTCCGCCAGATCCTGTTGGCGCGATTCCAGATTCAAAACCCTTAAAATCTTATTGCCCAAATCTTCTTTCTCAAAATTAATAGGAATATCATAAACGCTTTCTACATCCGGAGCAGAAATAACATTCCCCGGTTGGATATTACAAAACAAAGCCAGTTTGGCGCGGCGCGGCTCATCCACGGGATGACTGGAACGGCATAGCAGAAAATCCGGTTGAATACCCACTTCATTAATGGCACGCACCGCCATTTGCGTCGGCTTGGTTTTCATTTCACCGATTTTCGCCGGCACCGGCAAGTAGCTGACCATGACAAATGCCACATCGCCGGGATTTTGGAACTTAAGCATTCTGGCCGCCTCCAGATACAAGACATTCTGGAACTCGCCGACTGTACCGCCGATTTCAATAATACTAATCTCCGCGTCCGCTTTTTCCATGGCGCGATTAATGCGATCAATCACTTCGTAAGGGATGTGCGGCACCGCCTCTACGCATTTGCCGCCGTATTCCAAGTTGCGTTCACGATTAATGACTGACTGGTAGACGCGCCCGGAAGTCATATAATTATCGCGGCAAATGTTCTGGTCTAAGAATCTTTCATAATTGCCGATGTCCTGATCAGTTTCATCGCCGTCTTCGGTTACAAATACTTCCCCATGCTCCACCGGATTCATGGTACCGGCATCCACATTAAGGTAGGGGTCGATCTTTATGGCTGTAACCCTAAAACCTTTAGAGGCCAAAATTTTACCAATGGAAGCTGAAGCGATGCCTTTGCCGACGCCAGACATCACTCCGCCCATGACGAAAATGTACTTGGACATAATATTTGATTATTATTTATTTTATAAATATTTTCTTACCACCTCCAACGCTTTATGGAATTTCTCTTCTAAACTCCAAGTACTGGGTATCACCTGCCAATTCGGGTGGCTCTGCCAAACTTCCTTAATCAACAGGTCGTGCTTTATCGCCTCCTCCAGCGAAGTGTAGCGATTTTCATTGTTATGCTTGCCGTATTTTTCCGGTTGCGACAATGCGATGGTTTCCAGGTGAATGACCGAATCGTAATCCAATAATTCTTTTTCAAAATCAATGCCATACATAACTACGAATTCTTCA includes:
- a CDS encoding CTP synthase, with the translated sequence MSKYIFVMGGVMSGVGKGIASASIGKILASKGFRVTAIKIDPYLNVDAGTMNPVEHGEVFVTEDGDETDQDIGNYERFLDQNICRDNYMTSGRVYQSVINRERNLEYGGKCVEAVPHIPYEVIDRINRAMEKADAEISIIEIGGTVGEFQNVLYLEAARMLKFQNPGDVAFVMVSYLPVPAKIGEMKTKPTQMAVRAINEVGIQPDFLLCRSSHPVDEPRRAKLALFCNIQPGNVISAPDVESVYDIPINFEKEDLGNKILRVLNLESRQQDLAEWRAFVDKINAATETVRIGIVGKYFESGDFVLSDAYISVIESLKYAAWHNNRQPLIEWINSDLYEKEPDKLNELRDFDCLVVPGGFGSRGIEGKIKAIRFARENKIPYLGLCYGMQLATIEFARHVCSLTDAHTTEINPHTMNPVIHIIPEQEEKLANKQYGNTMRLGAYPCILQEGSLVRDLYQTAEISERHRHRYEFNLAYKQKMEEHGLVFSGLSPDGQLTEIIELPKDQHPFFVGVQFHPEFKSRPLKPHPLFFGLIKAGLKK